One part of the Ochotona princeps isolate mOchPri1 chromosome 18, mOchPri1.hap1, whole genome shotgun sequence genome encodes these proteins:
- the ELAC1 gene encoding zinc phosphodiesterase ELAC protein 1: MSMDVTFLGTGAAYPSPTRGASAVVLRCEGECWLFDCGEGTQTQLMKSQLKAGRITKIFITHLHGDHLFGLPGLLCTISLQSGPTVPKQPIEIFGPVGLRDFIWRTMQLSHTELVFPYVVHELVPTADQCPAEALRELAGMDKADSPAAQGQGRTILLDSEEDAYLLVDEEQFVVKAFRLFHRIPAFGFSVMEKKGPGKLNAQKLKDLGVPPGPAYGKLKNGISVVLENGVTVSPQDVLKKPVSGRKICILGDCSGVVGEGGVKLCFEADLLIHEATLNDAQMDKAKEHGHSTPQMAATFAKLCRAKRLVLTHFSQRYKPTSLAREGEPDGTMELKRQAEAVLELQEVTLAEDFMVISIPIKK, from the exons ATGTCCATGGATGTGACATTTCTGGGAACAGGCGCAGCATACCCATCCCCGACCAGGGGAGCCTCTGCCGTGGTCCTTCGGTGTGAGGGCGAGTGCTGGCTCTTTGACTGCGGGGAGGGAACACAGACACAGCTTATGAAAAGCCAACTTAAAGCAG GGAGGATCACCAAGATCTTCATCACACATCTTCATGGAGACCATCTCTTTGGCCTTCCTGGCCTCCTGTGCACAATCAGCCTGCAGAGCGGCCCCACGGTCCCCAAGCAGCCTATTGAGATCTTTGGCCCTGTAGGGCTGCGGGACTTCATATGGCGAACCATGcagctctctcacacagagttggTCTTCCCCTATGTGGttcatgagctggtgcccacagcGGATCAGTGTCCGGCAGAGGCACTGAGAGAGCTGGCAGGCATGGACAAAGCagacagccctgctgcccagggacAAGGACGAACCATCCTCTTGGACTCCGAGGAAGATGCATACCTTCTGGTCGATGAGGAGCAGTTTGTTGTCAAAGCATTTCGCCTCTTCCACAGAATTCCTGCCTTTGGGTTTTCAGTTATGGAAAAGAAAGGCCCAGGTAAACTCAATGCACAGAAACTGAAAGATCTTG GTGTTCCGCCAGGTCCTGCCTATGGGAAGCTGAAAAATGGAATTTCGGTTGTTCTAGAAAACGGAGTTACAGTTTCTCCCCAAGACGTTCTCAAAAAGCCTGTCAGTGGGAGAAAGATCTGCATCCTGGGCGACTGTTCTGGGGTGGTGGGTGAGGGGGGTGTGAAGCTGTGCTTTGAGGCGGACCTGTTGATCCACGAGGCCACCCTGAACGACGCCCAGATGGACAAAGCCAAGGAGCATGGCCACAGCACGCCTCAGATGGCGGCGACCTTTGCCAAGCTGTGCCGTGCAAAGAGGCTGGTTTTGACTCATTTCAGTCAGAGGTACAAACCAACCTCTTTGGCCCGAGAAGGAGAACCAGACGGCACCATGGAGCTGAAAAGGCAAGCTGAAGCCGTGCTGGAGCTGCAGGAAGTGACTCTGGCAGAAGATTTTATGGTGATCAGCATTCCAATCAAGAAATGA